From Leptospira yasudae:
AAACACGCGATTCTTCTGTCTTTAGGAGAGTCCGCGTATGATACGTTAAGCGGAATCGATTGGTTTACGATCTTTTCTTCGAAGGTTTCGACGGACCGGGTTCTGTTTGAAATCAGAAGAATCATTCTTAAAGATCCGGAAACCGTATCTTTGGAAAACATCGAGGTTGTCGAAACCGAAGGAAAAAGCAGGGGAATCTATATTCGATTTTCCGCAAATACCATTTATGGGAACGTAACGGAGGAAATATAATGGCCGGAGTAACGGAACAAGGTTTTATACGAAAATCGAAAGACGAAATTCTTTCCGATTTGGAAGAAAAATACAGGACCGCGTTGGGACAGGACATCGATCTTTCGATTCTGAGCGAAGACGGAATTCGAATGAGAATTCTCGCGGACGAACTGGACGCGGTTCATCAGCTTGCGGAATCCGTCTTTTATTCGAATTTCGCGCACACGGCGACCGGCGTTTCTCTGGATCGAGTGTTGAATCCTTTGGGAGGAGAAAGACAACCGGCGAAACGTTCCATTGTCGCATTAAATTTTTCCGGAGTGAACGGTTCCTTTGTGGACA
This genomic window contains:
- a CDS encoding DUF2634 domain-containing protein, which encodes MKGLKIEHGDVVREQGRPIVLDGLEYYSQRIKHAILLSLGESAYDTLSGIDWFTIFSSKVSTDRVLFEIRRIILKDPETVSLENIEVVETEGKSRGIYIRFSANTIYGNVTEEI